The window TGATATGCGATAATTCAAATGGTGACATGTTGATAATACAAATTCACAGTCCAATGAGCAGGGTAAAAAGTGGAAAAGTAATGTCGGAAACTGTACTGTCGATTTGGCCAGATATCTTAATCTGAAAACCCTGAACATTTTTCTGTGTGActgtacaaaattacaaatctttgGCAACTGAAATAATCATATGTGAATTTCTGCAAAACAGAGGCAAATGAAGGTGTCTTCTTAGAATTACAAATCAACTACTTTTCTCTAAaactataaatgaaaaaatgaaaaaaaaagtaataaaccaTTTCTCCTAAAGATCTACACAGTTAAATGTACCCTTTACTTTGTGCACCACACTGATAGATTTCACcaagaaaggaagaaaatataGCTTACCCTGTGATCAACATTAACTGAAAAGAGAGGCTGGATGGTGGAGATGTCCTCATTGTTCCTCTGGGCCTGCACATTACAGGATACATAAGTCAcattaacacatttgttttactATAAAGAGGGTCAGGAAATGTCTCAGCCACTGACCTTTCTTAACAGACTGTAGGACTCTTCATCGAAGAATTTTACTTCATAGACACCAGAGTGAGCATTCTTGTGTTCTAGGCTCCATGATACCTAATAGGATACAACAAACATGTTATTGTGTTACTACCAACCCTCTTGTTTTTACCTACCTGCTGAAAAACCTGGGGGAAAACAATCTGAAGACACCTTAGATTGTTTACCAATTCCCTTTAAATGGGGTCCTTGGTAAGAAAGGTTTTTTCTGGGGAAGGCTAAATAGATTTTTAGCACCTAATTTTGATCACTTCCAAATGGTCAGAATGACCAAAGGGCAGTATATACCTTATCAGGGCTTTTacactaaagaaatgtaaaactgctgaaaactcaaacaaaaatgtgaatgtatataatgTGAGATATGAATTCTGCTCACTTTGAGGAAATTTCCTTCCACTTTTTGGTACAATATGGAATAGTTGTGACCAAAGCCACAAGAGTGTCTGTCCCTGTCAATCATCCCTAAATGTTTCTGCTTACATTTAGGGTTGACTGTAGCTATTCTAATTGTTACTGGTGGGTAAAACACAGCTCACTTTCAGCATATCTGCTTAGAAATGTGTAATGCATGTGTCTAAGTATATTTTGACCAAAAAGTAGGAGATCTTGTGACAAGTTTACTAATTTCATGTTTTAATTATCTGAATTACCATGTAATAGGCTGAGAGGTAATCCAATTTTTCCCTTACCTGATATTTGCCAATATCTTGGCCTCTGGTAACTGGGAACTGCTTTCCATTTACATCTGCATAAAGTGCAACATTCTAGGAAGGAAGCATGACAGTCATTATACAGCATTAAACATTTCCAATGTTTCTTATAAATGATAACATTATCAGGTACATTGGGAAACATTCTATAGTGTCTTCCTGTGTCCATGAAGCTCTTTGGCTCTGAGCATCTGACTCCCACCTTTGCCTGCTACAACAACAGAGGAACCCCATCTGTCTGAACTGTTCTATTGAGCTGTTACGTTAACAGCTGGTTCTTCCTATGTCGTCCAGAAACCCCTAATATGGTATCCTATTATACAGGGACAAACTAGCTGTAGCAATGCTTGCATAATTTGTGGGGCCcctttttcagttttagaaaagTTCATGCATTGTGTAATAGAAATGTTGTCAGCAAGTTATGTGTAAACATATGCAAGTGTGTGGTTTTTCatcatacatttaatttaaaaactagTCAATTGTTTTAACTTCAGAGCAAAGAAGGAGAGCTTAAAACTGCAAGTGAACAGGACATTTAAACAGATAGTAAGATTTCTTCCGTCATTGTATGCTGCCTAGTCTCCAAAATTATCATACTTTGCATAACTCCTCATTATATGTATCACTGCTTTTTAGCCACAAAAATAAATAGTGCAAGCAATAGCAAGGCTTTGAGCAcctatgtataattaaaaaaaaaataagtaactaGAGAAATTGTTTGATAAAAAGCTAAAactgatgtgaaaaaaaatgcctattCTGTTGAGCCTCTTTAGCCTTCACATTCCTTCCCAATATGACACATTAGCAGGCAGATTTAGCTacataacttttacatttaggctacatacactaGTTAGGTGATTGTCATCCGGGATGAACGATTGTTATCATCTCAGGCTAAAATCTAGCATGAATACAGCTGTCCCTGGTCATTGTTCGGTGATCCAtactggcagatcaatgaacacCCAGGGATGACCGTTACACTTGTTTTAATGgaggaaatgatcaggaaaggtAATTTGCAGCGTGATTaatctttatgtaaaataaacctacctgtgCCCCGTTGGAGCATGTCAGAGAAATCTCCACAATGAAAACCACTTCAGATGAGATGACTGCATCAGAGGTTGTATAGTAGGATGGAACAATAGAAGGTTCTGAGCATGTttcagctgaaaataaaaataaaatgaactgttATGTAAAGTATGTTAGAAGacaattattcattaaaataattcttaCACCAATACCACAGGATATCAAATTTAATTTGGTAGCTATAAATGGAGTATAGCCCATATCTAGGATGAGACAGCTATAGACAAGGTACAATATACCTACACTTCCTTCTGGGCTTTTACTGTTTGAGActggaaaacacattttagcaCTAACATACAAGTTTCCAATGGAATAAAGTTGATTATATTTAGTATTAAGTTTCTAGAAGAATAATATAGGTCCCTAACAAAGAATGCAATAATAGATTGCACTTTTTCTGCAGCTCGTGTCCCTGAATGGCTCTCCACTGCTCAGTACCAGTCCCCttaatttcaaaaatgtttagcAATCCTGAGAAGACAGACCTCACCAGTAAGGTACGAATTCTGCCAGTCAGAGTACTGCTATAAAACAGATTGTGaagggtagctaaaaaataaaatgctgttaaATATACTagctgtataaaaaatatattccaggaaAAGCACAAAACTTCCCTTGAAGTGTGGACTCCTttcactgcaagggttaaatgtttgtttatggttaaatgcttatttttgttttttaaagttaattatacTCACTTGGCCAAGAGTAATGCAACATCCACAAGTCCCTTTCCTGCCACCCCTTCCACTTTCGTGCTGAGTTTGGGAGCTTTGGAGGTATGCATAAACTCCACACATGCACAGGAGGTCATTCATCTTGGCACATGCTAATATTGTATGCTGAGCCACACTGGCAAGTGCCCAGAGTGGTTGATTTATACAAATTTCTAATGgtatacaaattagaaaaaagcttgGGTGGCTTACAATGGgcttcatatttattatttgaggTGGCAAAGCAAGGTTCCATGTACAGACATGCTTGTAACAAGCACCAGCGTGTTGCAGTGTCATTTAGAATTGCAACTCGCTACTGCAACTTGTCAACCATCCTGCagttgcagcaaaaaaaaaaaaaaaaaaaatcacaggtaaAGTTACCAAAATTTGTGTTAAGCTCACTTCAGTGGTCAGGCGTATACAGAACGACCTTCCAATGGTTCGGAGCTGATAATTTCTCTTGCATGGAGTACACTACAGTGGGATCACTGAGCTAAACCCCACCGTAAATCCATTGCCATGCTTAATACATTGAAATCACAACTGGCTGAAGCTGGGATCGAACCCACCCCAGCATTGCATATTACACTTCTACACAGCGCAGCAAACCGCTCGGCCATCTCTGCATATTACTCActgcatgaacattttttttatactagcCAGAATTATTCAATATGCGGAAAACAAGTACAGTTCTATCAGCTGCAGTAATTTAAAAAGATGCTAATATTCTTCCAAAATGTCATTCATAGTTTCAGGCCACATGATGTGAATTACAATAAATTGAATCAGCGGAAGCGTCAGtaaaattaataacaaaattATTGCACCATTTAAAAAAGCTATACTTACCCTTACAATTAGCCGAAAATAACAGCAAAACCGCCAACAAACCATACACTCCAGCCATGATCTCAGTTTACACACAGCCTCTGCAGCTAAAAGTCGACGAAGAAAAGGGGCGGAGTCAAGCTTGGCCACCTCAGCTTGAAAAGAAAAACGTCATTAGACTGACGCCTAACAACTGCTGCCATGTTTGATATTGGCAACAtcctaaaacatttacaaaaaaaaaatgtatttgaactcCCTTTTGTAGCGTTCAAACTAAAATGTCACATAAACTTGAACTATATTCCATCCTTTCCTGAATAATGTGAATGATGTTGGATTAGATCGAGATTTACATGTTGTGTGCCAATTTTAAATATGACGTCTACTTAACTTCCTTTCTGAGGCGGGAAGTAAGCTGTACAAATCATTAGAACAGAGGCACATACGCATGCGCGCTGTGTCCCCCGCATAGCAACTGTTGTGCACATGCGTAGAAAGGTATTTGTCAAGCTGTGGTATTAGATTCTTCAACATGTCTGCTCG is drawn from Pyxicephalus adspersus chromosome Z, UCB_Pads_2.0, whole genome shotgun sequence and contains these coding sequences:
- the SSR4 gene encoding translocon-associated protein subunit delta codes for the protein MAGVYGLLAVLLLFSANCKAETCSEPSIVPSYYTTSDAVISSEVVFIVEISLTCSNGAQNVALYADVNGKQFPVTRGQDIGKYQVSWSLEHKNAHSGVYEVKFFDEESYSLLRKAQRNNEDISTIQPLFSVNVDHRGAWNGPWVSTEVLAALIGILVYYTAYTAKSQIQA